A genomic stretch from Cydia amplana chromosome 1, ilCydAmpl1.1, whole genome shotgun sequence includes:
- the LOC134647460 gene encoding uncharacterized protein LOC134647460 isoform X1: MLPLCLVVSLLMLATSSYQLLLDESATTDEFLDDFLVYPINPLKIRKREVTSQGTHADHDAFVEEKLIQHSQALEQLLRMVTKTSSVTRRLVGHLSRNIEKPSMPEEVKFTRRSSDGKVELVSSITPTAKSPWCELSVLCSRTLKPVCAFDDNFGYGRFYDLCHMFQVNCYWKYNFSIVKNCKPSFDQPSGLV; the protein is encoded by the exons ATGCTGCCTCTATGTCTTG TAGTATCATTGCTGATGTTAGCAACTTCATCATACCAGTTGCTATTGGACGAATCTGCGACGACAGATGAGTTCCTCGACGACTTTCTGGTCTATCCTATAAATCCGCTG AAAATTCGTAAGCGCGAAGTGACATCACAGGGAACCCATGCAGACCATGACGCGTTTGTTGAAGAGAAGTTGATACAACACTCGCAGGCATTGGAACAACTTCTGCGGATGGTCACTAAAACTTCATCAGTGACCAGGCGATTGGTGGGGCACTTGAGTAGAAATATAGAGAAACCTTCAATGCCTGAAGAAGTAAAG TTTACTAGGCGTTCCTCCGATGGCAAGGTTGAGTTGGTATCAAGCATCACGCCTACGGCTAAAAGCCCATGGTGCGAGCTTTCCGTGCTTTGTTCTCGAACTCTGAAGCCTGTATGTGCATTCGACGATAACTTTGGATACGGGAGGTTCTACGATCTCTGTCACATGTTCCAAGTTAATTGCTATTGGAAATACA ATTTCTCTATCGTGAAAAATTGCAAGCCAAGTTTTGACCAACCTTCAGGATTAGTATaa
- the LOC134647460 gene encoding uncharacterized protein LOC134647460 isoform X2 has protein sequence MLPLCLVSLLMLATSSYQLLLDESATTDEFLDDFLVYPINPLKIRKREVTSQGTHADHDAFVEEKLIQHSQALEQLLRMVTKTSSVTRRLVGHLSRNIEKPSMPEEVKFTRRSSDGKVELVSSITPTAKSPWCELSVLCSRTLKPVCAFDDNFGYGRFYDLCHMFQVNCYWKYNFSIVKNCKPSFDQPSGLV, from the exons ATGCTGCCTCTATGTCTTG TATCATTGCTGATGTTAGCAACTTCATCATACCAGTTGCTATTGGACGAATCTGCGACGACAGATGAGTTCCTCGACGACTTTCTGGTCTATCCTATAAATCCGCTG AAAATTCGTAAGCGCGAAGTGACATCACAGGGAACCCATGCAGACCATGACGCGTTTGTTGAAGAGAAGTTGATACAACACTCGCAGGCATTGGAACAACTTCTGCGGATGGTCACTAAAACTTCATCAGTGACCAGGCGATTGGTGGGGCACTTGAGTAGAAATATAGAGAAACCTTCAATGCCTGAAGAAGTAAAG TTTACTAGGCGTTCCTCCGATGGCAAGGTTGAGTTGGTATCAAGCATCACGCCTACGGCTAAAAGCCCATGGTGCGAGCTTTCCGTGCTTTGTTCTCGAACTCTGAAGCCTGTATGTGCATTCGACGATAACTTTGGATACGGGAGGTTCTACGATCTCTGTCACATGTTCCAAGTTAATTGCTATTGGAAATACA ATTTCTCTATCGTGAAAAATTGCAAGCCAAGTTTTGACCAACCTTCAGGATTAGTATaa